One Burkholderia sp. WP9 genomic window, CTGTCGACGCGCACCGACGTTTATGTGCAGGGCGAGTACCAGAAGGTGGCGGGCGATTCGACTCACTCGATTCTCGACAACGCGTTCATTCCTGGCGTGCAGGCGCCTTCGTCGACGAGTACGCAGGTCGCTGTTCGGGTCGCGCTGCGGCATAAGTTTTAAAGCAGTGGGGGCTTCGCGTCCGCATCGTCGTAGGATCGCCCCCCCCTCTCAGATCTACTTCTCCTCCTGCTCGCGGCCCTTGAACAGCCGCGCACTCGACAGAATGGCGAGCGCGATGGCCACGCTGAGAATCGCCGTGGCTTCGCGCCCGAGCCCAGACGCCACGCCAACACCCGCGCTCAGCCACAGGCTCGCCGCCGTCGTCAGGCCGCGCACTTCGCGCTCGGCGCTGAGCTTGATGATGGCGCCCGCGCCCAGAAAGCCGATACCCGACACGAGTCCTTGCAACACCCGGCTCATGTTGTCCTGCGAAAATCCGGCCTGCAACGGCACGACCACGAACAAGGCCGCGCCCACCGCCACCATCATATGCGTACGCATGCCGGCATCGCGCCGCGACAACTCACGCTCGAAACCCAATATGCCGCCGAGTATCAATGCGAGCCCGAGGCGCATCAGCACCTGGGTGACGTCGGCCACGCTGCCGAGATCGGAAAATTCTGCCTGGGCGGTCGCCCACACCACGTGCCACCCGTTACTCATTACATTTACCTGACGCAAAGAAAACGCCAAGCATACGGCAATACCGCCGCTTTGCGTACCTCACCCCGTCGACGTCTTCTTCACGAATGCGTTCACCACGGCTTCCAGCTCTTTTGTGATCGTCGTCATTACGCCGGCCACCACGGCGAACTCGCGGCCGGTCACTTGTGCACGGCTCGCCACGATCTGTCCGTTGAACGACACGATGTGCGCTTCTTTCGCGATCCCCTTGATCCGCTCGATCAGTTGCTGCTGCTCCTTCTTCTGCAAGCGCGCTATGCGCCGGCTTTCCTGCTCGTAGACGGCGGTGACACCGTGCAGTTGTGTCAGCAACGGATCCACGGAGTCGACCAACGCCTTCAGCGCATCGTCAGCGCGCGGTGACGCGCGCCCGATCGCCTCTAACGCAGCCGAAGCCAGCGCGATAAAGTCCGCGATCTTCGCGGCCACTTTCCCGCTGCCGTGAAACGCTTCGCGCAGCGCCGGAGAAAACAGGCCGGGCAAGCCATCGCGGCCTTGCGTCAGCACCGTATGACTGTCGGCAAAGGTGTTTAACGTGTCGCGCGCGATCGCCAGCGCGCCGTCGAACTGCTGGAACGCCAGCATCGCTTTCAACACGATGCGCTGCGAGAGCATCCGTTGACGTCCCGCAAGATTGATCAACGAGCTCAACACCTCGCTGGAGACGTCCGTGTCGGACGTGTGTGCGTGAACCCGTTCTGTCGTGATGCTCATGTCAACTTCTTATGATTGTGATCGGCCCCGTCGCGCGACACGGTCCCCGGCCCCCGGCCTGTGCGTCGATGCGCAGGCCGGGTTGAGCGCATGACCCGGTTACTCCGTTGCGTGCGCGTGCATCACACCGGAGTGCATCGACCACGCCATCCACGGACGGCGCAGCGCGACGATCGCAAGGAACGCGCATGCCGCCAGCGCGCCGAACGTCGCAAAGCCCATCTGATAGCTGCCCGTGCTTTCCTTGGCGATACCCATGACGACCGGCAGATAGAATCCGCCGATGCCGCCTGCCGCGCCGACAATGCCCGACATCAGACCCGTACGGCCGGCCCAGCGATGCGGCACCAGCTGGAAGGTCGCACCGTTGCCGAGGCCAAAGGCCACATACAGGCACAACAGCAGTGTGATGCCGCCCGCCATCGAAGGCATGGCAGCGGCGAACACGAAGTCGCACAACGAGATGATAGCGAGCAGGAAGGTCAGCGCGCGCACGCCGGACACCTTGTCGGCGATCAGGCCGCCGAGCGGTCGCACCATTGCGCCGGTCGCGGCGAGCAATGCCATGAAGAGACCCGCGTCGATCTTCGAGAGCTGATAGAGGTTGGTCAACAGCAGCGAAACATATGAGGACATGCCGACGAAACCGCCGAACGTAATGCTGTACACCAGCATGATCGCCCACGTGTCACGCTCGGCCAGCACCGCGCGATAGCGCTTGGGCAGCACCGCGATGGCCAGCAATGCGCCGATCACCGGCAACAGCAGCACACCGGTCTTGCCGGAGCCGAACATGCCGGCTTCGACCAGCAGCACCAGCACGATCAATCCGGCGAGCGTCACCGCGAAGCTGCCGAATGCGCGCAGCACGCTACCCGATTTCACGCCCGAATCATTGGCCCAGAAATAGAGCGTGATCGCCGCGATCGCGAGCAACGGAAGTGCGCCGCCGGCGGCCATCTGCCAGCCGTAATGCGTGGCCAGCTGCGGGAACAGGAAGCCGTCGAGCACCGCGCCGATATTGCCGGCCGCGGCGAGGCCGAGCACGAGACCTTGCACCTTCGGCGGATAGTTGCTGCCGGCCATCGGCAGCGCCACAGCGAAACTTGCGCCGCCGACGCCGAGGAACACGCCGAGCACCAGCAGGACCGTGTATGACGGCACGGAAGGCATCAACGGCAATACGATGGTCGGCACCGCCGACAACAGCACGCCCATCAATGCAATGCGCTTGCCGTGAGCGGATTGATACAGATTACCCAGCGTAACCCGTAGAATCGCGGCCGACAGCACCGGCACCGCGACCAGCAGTCCCTGTTGCGCGGGCGTCATCGCTATGCTCTTGCTGATGAACGGCGCGAGCGGTCCATACAGGACCCAGACGGTAAAGCCGGTGTCGAAATAGAGGAAACACGCCACCAGCGCGCGCCAGTCCCCACTCTTTAGGGAGCTCATCACGTTTTTCATCAGACATCCTCACAAAACTGATTTTTCGACTATCCGGCAGATTGCGCCACGCGCTACGCACCGGAATGATCACGATGTTGAAAACCGGCATGAACATGCAACCTCCATGCCATCCGGCTCCGTCTTTTGAAGCTTCACTGCGTACTCGTTGAAACCTTGAAACGGTGAACGCACTCGTCGCTCTGAAAAGCGTGCGGCTATCAATAAACGTCGCGTGCGTAGCGTTTTTCCTGCGCGAGGCGGCTCACGTAGTCGAGCGCTTTCTCATCGCTCATGCCGCCGTGCCGGGCGACCACTTCCTTGAGCGCCGCATCGACGTCTTTCGCCATCCGGTTCGCGTCGCCGCACACGTAGAAATGCGCACCGTCTTCGAGCCATGCCCACAATTGCGCACCCTGCTCGCGCATGCGGTCCTGCACGTAGACCTTGTCCGCCTGATCGCGCGAGAACGCGACGTCGAGACGGGTCAGCACGCCGCTGTCGCGCATCGATTCAAGTTCGTCGCGGTAGTAGAAATCGGAGGCGGCATGCTGCTCGCCAAAGAACAGCCAGTTGCGTCCCGTGTCGCCACGTGCACGCCGCTCGTGCAAGAAGCCGCGAAACGGTGCAACGCCAGTACCGGGCCCGACCATGATCATCGGAGTTTCCGAACCATGAGGAGGACGAAAGTGTGCGGACTTCTGCACGAACACGGGAACGTTGACATCGCCCGCGCGATCCGCGAGAAAAGTAGACGACACGCCTTTGCGATGACGGCGCCCGTTGCTGTAGCGCACGGCGGCAACCGTCAGATGAACTTCGCCGGCATGGGCCTTCGGGCTCGAGGCGATCGAGTAAAGACGCGGTTGCAGACGCTTGAGCATGCCGGTCAATTCGGTTGCCGTGAGGCGCACCGGAAATTCGTGCAGCACGTCGGCGATCTGCTGGCCCCACAACCACTGTTTGAGGTCGGCCTTGCGCTCGGGCGCCAGCAGATCGCGTAGCGCGCCGTTATTGCTGCGTGCGGCGACAAACGCGAGCAGATCCGAATTCGGTCGCGCGATCTCGTAGTGCCTGGCGAGTGCATCGGCGAGACGCATTTCGCCCGCGCCCGCCACATTCACGGCGGCATCCGCGCTCAAACCGCTCAGCCCGATCAATTCGTCGACCAGTTCGGGACAGTTGCTTGGCCACACGCCAAGCGCATCTCCTGCTTCGTATTCGAGTCCCGAGTCGCCCGTGTGCAGCGAGAAGTAACGCGTGTCTTTCGCCGCGCCCTGCTTGTTCAGGCGCAGATTGCTCACGAGCCGCGATGCGGCGGGCCGCGTCTTGCTCGGCACCGTGCCCGGCACCACCGCGTTGACCATGCCGCCGGGCGGCACCGCGTACAGCGCGGCGTCCTCTTCCTTGATGCGCACGATGATGCGATCGAGCCACGCATCCGCGCTCTCCTGATACTCGCTGTCGCAATCGACGCGGTCCATCAGCCGCAGCGCGCCTTGCTCGGCGAGCCGCTGGTCGAGCCGACGGCCATGTCCGCAAAACTGGTCGTAGTTGCGGTCACCGAGCGCGAGCACCGCGAAGCGCACGCCGTCGAGCCGAGGCGCGCCCTCGCCGTTCAATTGCGTCCAGAAACTTTGCGCGTTGTCGGGCGGATCGCCGTCGCCGAAAGTGCTTGTCATCAGCAGCACGTATTGCGCCTTGGCAAGCATTGAGGCCGGATAGTCCGCCATACACGACGTGCGGATTTCGAAGCCCGACTCCATCAAACGAGTCGCATAGCCTTCGGTCAGCGACTCGGTGTTGCCGGTTTGCGAGGCCCACAGCAAGGTGACCTTGGGACGCGCGCGCACAATGCGCACGCCCGATACTTGCGATGCTTGCGATGCCTGCGCATGCGAGGCCGCAAGCGGAGCGGCGGCAATCGTCGCACTGCGGCTATAAAGACCGGCTAGCAAGCCGTCCACATACAGGCGGCTAGTGGTATCGAACGGAGCGTTGCCGGGCAGAACCGGCACGCTGTCGACGCCCTGCGCTTCCGCTGAACGCAGGCCGCCAACGAAGCCGGCCAGATAGACCCGCTGCTGATCGTTGAACGAAGGTGCGAGCGTCGGCGGCAACTGCAACAGGCCGGTGAGTGCATTGATACGGGGCATATCCAGATCCTCGGCGCTTGCCGATACGGTGTTCTCCTGCGCCGCGCTCACGGCTACGGCAACGGATGCCTCGGCGAGCACCGTATCGTCGTCATTCAGAAGCGGCTCCGTGCTGTCGGCCACAACGGGACTCAACGCGACCGCACAAAACTTGAGTTCGGGCTGCTGCGAGACCGGGTCGATCGCATCGCTCGTTACGGCGTTGATGCACAGGTCGTCGCCGAATACATCGTTCCAGTGCATCGGCGCAAAGCAGTTGCCCGCGCTCACGCGCTCGGTCACGACAGCCGGCAACACCGCGCGGCCGCGGCGCGAGCGAATCTCCACCGGGTCTTTTGCCTTGATGCCGAGCGTGGCGGCATCTTCCGGATGAATCTCGACAAACGGACCGGGGTTCAGCTTGTTGAGCATCGCGACCTTGCCGGTCTTGGTCATCGTGTGCCATTGATGCTGCAAGCGGCCGGTATTCAGCACGATCGGAAACTCACGATCCGGCAATTCGGCCGGCGCCGCGTAAGCACGCGCGAAAAACATTGCCTTGCCGCTCGCGGTCGGAAAGACGAGCCGCGGACGGCTGCCGTCCGGCAGTTCCTTGAGTGTCTGGCTCACTCCGTTGTTGAGGTAGCGAACCGGATTGCGCTCGGCGCAATCGTCCGATGCAAGCGGCCATTGCAACGGCGTTTCTTTCAGACGACGATGGCTCGCGCCGCGCAGGTCATAGCCGGTTTTGGGATTCGACGCGCGGGTGATTTCCGCGAAAACTTCCTCGGCGCTCGCGTAAGTGAAAGCCTCCGCGTAACCCATTTCGCAGGCAATGCGCGCGATGATCTGCCAGTCCGGCAGCGCAGCGCCCGGCGGCTCAATCCCTTTTTGCATCAGCGTGACGTTGCGCTCGGAGTTGATCATCACGCCTTCGGCTTCGGCCCACAGCGCCCCGGGCAATAGCACGTCGGCGTATCGGTTGGTCTCCGTGTCGAGGAAAGCGTCTTGCGCGATCACGAGTTGCGCCGCGCGCAAGCCGTCGATCGCGTTCTGACGATTCGCCACGCTCGCCACCGGGTTCGTGCAGATGATCCAGCACGCCTTGATCTCGCCCGCCGCCATGCGTGTGAACATGTCGATCGTGCCGTTGCCCACTTCCGGTTTGAGCGTGCCCTTCCGAATGCGCCACAGGTCTTCGATAAACGCGCGGTCTTCTTCGACTAGCACCGAACGCTGGCCCGGCAATCCCGGTCCCATGTAGCCCATTTCGCGGCCGCCCATCGCATTGGGCTGGCCAGTCAACGAAAACGGTCCGCTGCCGCGGCGGCAAATCTTGCCCGTTGCCAGATGCAGATTGCAGATCGCGTTGGTGTGCCACGTGCCGTGCGTACTCTGATTCAGGCCCATGGTCCAGCAGCTGATCCACTCGCTCGCGGTGCCGATCATCTGCGCGGCCGCACGCAGATCGTCGAGTGCGATGCCGGTGATCTGCGCGACCTTCTCCGGCGTGTAGTCGGCGAGAAACGCAGGCATCGCGTCCCACCCCTCGGTAGCGTCGGCGATGAAAGCGGCATCCGTATGGCCGTTTTCGTGCAGCAGATGCAGCAAGCCGTTGAGCAACGCCAGATCGGTGCCCGGCTTGATCTGCATAAAAAGATCGGCCTTCTCCGCCGTCGTGTTGCGGCGCGGATCGACGACGATCAGTTTGGCGCCGGCCTTCACGCGATCCAGCATGCGCAGGAACAGAATCGGGTGACAGTCGGCCATATTCGCGCCGATCACGAAGAACAGGTCGGCATGATCGATGTCTTCGTACGATCCCGGCGGGCCGTCCGCACCGAGCGACAGTTTGTAGCCGCTGCCCGCGCTCGCCATGCACAGGCGCGAATTCGATTCGATGTTGTTGGTGCCGACGAAGCCTTTGGCGAGCTTGTTGACGAGGTACTGCGCCTCGATCGACATCTGACCGGACACGTAAAACGACAGCGCATCCGGTCCATGTTCGTCGAGCAGGCCGCGCAAACGCCCCGCTGTGGTGCTGATCGCCTGCGCCATGGGCAGCGGCGCCGGGTCCTGGCCACGCGCATGGCGCACGAACGCATCTTCAAGACGCCCGGACTTGCGCAACGCAACGTGCGCCGATTGCCCCTTCGTGCACAGCCGGCCGAAGTTGGCCGGATGCTCCTTGTCGCCGGAGATCTTCACGACCTGCCCGTCCTCGACATGCAGCACCATGCCGCAGCCAACGCCACAGTAAGGGCACACGGTTTTCACGTTAGTGGAGGACATGGCGGGCAAGATCACTCGAAAAGGTTGCAGACAATCCGTGGCTCAAACGGCGACCCACACCTGGCCGTTTTCGACTCGCGCGGCGAACGCGCCGACGGAATACGCCGGTGTTTCCAGGCACTCGCCGGTCCGCAGGTCGAAGTGATGCTTGTAGATCGGCGAAGCGACCACGATGCGCTCGCCGAGGCTGCCGATCAGCCCGCGCGACAGCACCGCCGCCTGCGAGCCGGGGTCGAAGTTGTCGATGGCGAACACGGTGGCGTCGGCGTCACCGTTGTCAACGTGAAAAACCGCGACCTGCTCGCCGTTGACAAGCGCGCAAACGCCCGTGTTGGGCACGATGTCGTCGAGCGGGCAAACCGGTGTCCAGGCGCGTGGCAGGCGATCGTTGTTCATGACGGAAGTCCTCGGTGAAGGGTGCAAATCAATCGGACGGTTTCGACGACGACGGGAATCGCGGCGAGCTTCGCGTGGCGCTCCGCGGGCGTGGCCGGCCGGATCTGGCCGCGTTCCTCGACGAAAGCGACGTTGCTGTCGGATTCGCCGCTGTTGACGAAATGACGGAAGCGCTTGCGCGTTTCGGGATCGGTGACAGCCTTCTTCCATTCGCACTCGTAGGTGTCGACCACGTGCTGCATCTCCGACTCGAGTTCGTCCGCCACGCCGAGGCGATCGTTGACAACTACGTCGATCAGATACTCAAGGCCGCCTTCGAGGTTGTCGCGCCACACGCTGGTGCGTTGCAGACGATCGGCGGTGCGCACGTAAAACATCAGGAAGCGGTCGATGTAGCGCACCAGCGTTTCTTTATCGAGGTCCGAAGCGAGCAGCTCGGCATGGCGCGGTTTCATGCCGCCGTTGCCGCACACGTAGAGATTCCAGCCCTTCTCGGTCGCGATGATGCCGACATCCTTGCCCTGTGCTTCCGCGCACTCGCGCGTGCAGCCCGACACGCCGAACTTGATCTTGTGCGGCGTGCGCAGGCCCTTGTAGCGGTTCTCGATCTCGACCGCGAGGCCCACCGAATCGCCTACGCCATAACGGCACCACGTCGAGCCGACGCACGACTTCACGGTGCGCAGCGACTTGCCGTAGGCGTGGCCCGATTCGAAACCGGCGGCGATCAGCTCTTCCCAGATGAGCGGCAATTGTTCGACGCGCGCGCCGAACAGATCGACGCGCTGACCGCCGGTGATCTTCGTATAGAGGCCGTATTTCTTCGCCACCTGCCCGACCGCGATCAAACCGTCGGGGGTCACTTCACCGCCGGCCATGCGCGGCACGACCGAATAGGTGCCGTCGCGTTGAATGTTGGCGAGGTAGTAGTCGTTGGTGTCCTGCAACGACGCGTGCTCCTTCTTCAGCACGAACTCGTTCCAGCACGACGCGAGAACGCTCGCCACCACTGGCTTGCAGATAT contains:
- a CDS encoding MgtC/SapB family protein, encoding MSNGWHVVWATAQAEFSDLGSVADVTQVLMRLGLALILGGILGFERELSRRDAGMRTHMMVAVGAALFVVVPLQAGFSQDNMSRVLQGLVSGIGFLGAGAIIKLSAEREVRGLTTAASLWLSAGVGVASGLGREATAILSVAIALAILSSARLFKGREQEEK
- a CDS encoding type IV pili methyl-accepting chemotaxis transducer N-terminal domain-containing protein → MSITTERVHAHTSDTDVSSEVLSSLINLAGRQRMLSQRIVLKAMLAFQQFDGALAIARDTLNTFADSHTVLTQGRDGLPGLFSPALREAFHGSGKVAAKIADFIALASAALEAIGRASPRADDALKALVDSVDPLLTQLHGVTAVYEQESRRIARLQKKEQQQLIERIKGIAKEAHIVSFNGQIVASRAQVTGREFAVVAGVMTTITKELEAVVNAFVKKTSTG
- a CDS encoding MFS transporter is translated as MKNVMSSLKSGDWRALVACFLYFDTGFTVWVLYGPLAPFISKSIAMTPAQQGLLVAVPVLSAAILRVTLGNLYQSAHGKRIALMGVLLSAVPTIVLPLMPSVPSYTVLLVLGVFLGVGGASFAVALPMAGSNYPPKVQGLVLGLAAAGNIGAVLDGFLFPQLATHYGWQMAAGGALPLLAIAAITLYFWANDSGVKSGSVLRAFGSFAVTLAGLIVLVLLVEAGMFGSGKTGVLLLPVIGALLAIAVLPKRYRAVLAERDTWAIMLVYSITFGGFVGMSSYVSLLLTNLYQLSKIDAGLFMALLAATGAMVRPLGGLIADKVSGVRALTFLLAIISLCDFVFAAAMPSMAGGITLLLCLYVAFGLGNGATFQLVPHRWAGRTGLMSGIVGAAGGIGGFYLPVVMGIAKESTGSYQMGFATFGALAACAFLAIVALRRPWMAWSMHSGVMHAHATE
- a CDS encoding bifunctional nitrate reductase/sulfite reductase flavoprotein subunit alpha; translated protein: MSSTNVKTVCPYCGVGCGMVLHVEDGQVVKISGDKEHPANFGRLCTKGQSAHVALRKSGRLEDAFVRHARGQDPAPLPMAQAISTTAGRLRGLLDEHGPDALSFYVSGQMSIEAQYLVNKLAKGFVGTNNIESNSRLCMASAGSGYKLSLGADGPPGSYEDIDHADLFFVIGANMADCHPILFLRMLDRVKAGAKLIVVDPRRNTTAEKADLFMQIKPGTDLALLNGLLHLLHENGHTDAAFIADATEGWDAMPAFLADYTPEKVAQITGIALDDLRAAAQMIGTASEWISCWTMGLNQSTHGTWHTNAICNLHLATGKICRRGSGPFSLTGQPNAMGGREMGYMGPGLPGQRSVLVEEDRAFIEDLWRIRKGTLKPEVGNGTIDMFTRMAAGEIKACWIICTNPVASVANRQNAIDGLRAAQLVIAQDAFLDTETNRYADVLLPGALWAEAEGVMINSERNVTLMQKGIEPPGAALPDWQIIARIACEMGYAEAFTYASAEEVFAEITRASNPKTGYDLRGASHRRLKETPLQWPLASDDCAERNPVRYLNNGVSQTLKELPDGSRPRLVFPTASGKAMFFARAYAAPAELPDREFPIVLNTGRLQHQWHTMTKTGKVAMLNKLNPGPFVEIHPEDAATLGIKAKDPVEIRSRRGRAVLPAVVTERVSAGNCFAPMHWNDVFGDDLCINAVTSDAIDPVSQQPELKFCAVALSPVVADSTEPLLNDDDTVLAEASVAVAVSAAQENTVSASAEDLDMPRINALTGLLQLPPTLAPSFNDQQRVYLAGFVGGLRSAEAQGVDSVPVLPGNAPFDTTSRLYVDGLLAGLYSRSATIAAAPLAASHAQASQASQVSGVRIVRARPKVTLLWASQTGNTESLTEGYATRLMESGFEIRTSCMADYPASMLAKAQYVLLMTSTFGDGDPPDNAQSFWTQLNGEGAPRLDGVRFAVLALGDRNYDQFCGHGRRLDQRLAEQGALRLMDRVDCDSEYQESADAWLDRIIVRIKEEDAALYAVPPGGMVNAVVPGTVPSKTRPAASRLVSNLRLNKQGAAKDTRYFSLHTGDSGLEYEAGDALGVWPSNCPELVDELIGLSGLSADAAVNVAGAGEMRLADALARHYEIARPNSDLLAFVAARSNNGALRDLLAPERKADLKQWLWGQQIADVLHEFPVRLTATELTGMLKRLQPRLYSIASSPKAHAGEVHLTVAAVRYSNGRRHRKGVSSTFLADRAGDVNVPVFVQKSAHFRPPHGSETPMIMVGPGTGVAPFRGFLHERRARGDTGRNWLFFGEQHAASDFYYRDELESMRDSGVLTRLDVAFSRDQADKVYVQDRMREQGAQLWAWLEDGAHFYVCGDANRMAKDVDAALKEVVARHGGMSDEKALDYVSRLAQEKRYARDVY
- the nirD gene encoding nitrite reductase small subunit NirD, whose product is MNNDRLPRAWTPVCPLDDIVPNTGVCALVNGEQVAVFHVDNGDADATVFAIDNFDPGSQAAVLSRGLIGSLGERIVVASPIYKHHFDLRTGECLETPAYSVGAFAARVENGQVWVAV